From a region of the Fischerella sp. JS2 genome:
- the crtB gene encoding 15-cis-phytoene synthase CrtB, whose protein sequence is MLQLSDSPPRMKPPVSVDESYQLCRQITAKYAKTFYLGTLLMSKAKRPAIWAIYAWCRRTDELVDGPAAAITTPETLDKWEQQLESIFAGHPVDNYDVALVDTLQRFPMDIQPFRDMIAGQRMDLQRSRYENFDELYLYCYRVAGTVGLMSTAVMGVDTKQNTAPWNRNQLPYLPTEEAIALGIASQLTNILRDVHEDARRGRIYIPLEDLARFNYTEQDLFKGVVDERWRSLMRFLIARTRQFYKKAEKGISYLSPDARLPVWAALMQYSKILEKIERNDYNVFSQRVYVPQWQKIRSIPLAWLRSQVL, encoded by the coding sequence ATGCTGCAACTGTCTGATTCCCCCCCGCGCATGAAACCGCCGGTCTCTGTGGATGAGTCCTATCAACTTTGCCGTCAAATCACAGCAAAGTATGCCAAAACTTTTTACCTTGGCACTTTGCTGATGAGCAAGGCAAAACGTCCAGCTATTTGGGCAATTTATGCCTGGTGTCGCCGTACCGATGAACTGGTGGACGGTCCGGCGGCTGCTATTACCACACCAGAAACCTTAGATAAATGGGAGCAGCAGCTGGAATCCATTTTTGCGGGACATCCAGTAGATAATTATGATGTTGCTTTAGTTGATACCCTCCAGCGCTTTCCGATGGATATTCAGCCCTTTCGGGATATGATTGCTGGTCAGCGTATGGACTTACAGCGCAGTCGTTACGAAAACTTCGACGAGTTATACCTGTACTGTTACCGTGTCGCCGGTACTGTAGGGCTAATGTCAACGGCGGTTATGGGAGTAGATACTAAGCAAAACACTGCTCCTTGGAACCGCAATCAACTACCTTATCTGCCCACTGAAGAAGCGATCGCACTCGGAATTGCCAGTCAACTCACTAACATCCTACGGGATGTGCATGAGGATGCACGACGGGGAAGAATTTACATTCCCCTAGAGGATTTAGCACGATTCAACTACACTGAGCAGGATTTGTTCAAAGGCGTGGTAGATGAGCGCTGGCGTTCTTTAATGCGTTTTTTAATTGCTCGCACCCGCCAATTTTATAAAAAGGCAGAAAAGGGTATTAGTTACCTCTCTCCAGATGCACGGTTGCCTGTATGGGCAGCTCTAATGCAATATAGTAAAATCCTGGAAAAGATTGAGCGTAACGACTACAACGTATTCAGTCAACGTGTTTACGTACCGCAGTGGCAAAAGATACGTAGTATTCCACTGGCGTGGTTGCGATCGCAAGTACTATAA
- a CDS encoding ABC transporter substrate-binding protein has protein sequence MKKTISAFALAIATFTTGFLVAACDGNTTTTSNTGTDGAASTPAGSTTTASSSTQGLKIGSLLPTTGDLAAIGQQMVQSVPLLVTTVNACGGVNGQPVTLVQVDDQTDPKAGAAGMTKLATLDKVAGVVGSFASSVSSAAVSIAVPNKVMLISPGSTSPVFTEKAAKGEYKNFWARTAPPDTYQAQALAQLANQKGFKRVSTVVINNDYGVGFEKAFVQAFEKLGGTVVNKSNPVRYDPKATTFDTEAQAAFAGKPDAVLGVFYEETGALFLKSAYQQGGTQGVQIMLTDGVKSDTFPDRVGKSPDGKYIVAGAIGTVPGSNGKGLEAFTKLWQEKRKSPPAPYTPHGWDAAALLVLSAQAAKENTGVGIANKIREVANAPGVEVSDVCEGLKLLKEGKDINYQGASGNVDIDENGDVVGVYDVWTVGDDGKIKTIEQVSPK, from the coding sequence ATGAAAAAAACTATTAGTGCTTTTGCTCTAGCTATAGCTACCTTCACAACAGGCTTTTTAGTAGCGGCTTGTGATGGCAACACCACCACAACCTCAAACACAGGTACTGATGGAGCTGCCAGTACTCCAGCAGGTTCAACAACTACAGCTTCCAGTAGCACTCAAGGGTTAAAAATAGGTTCACTGCTACCAACCACAGGTGACTTAGCTGCGATTGGACAGCAGATGGTGCAATCCGTTCCCTTATTAGTAACTACCGTCAATGCTTGTGGCGGTGTGAATGGACAACCTGTAACCCTAGTGCAAGTCGATGATCAAACTGACCCTAAAGCAGGTGCTGCTGGTATGACTAAACTGGCAACCTTAGATAAAGTTGCGGGTGTAGTTGGTTCTTTTGCTAGTAGTGTCTCCAGTGCAGCTGTTTCCATAGCTGTGCCTAATAAAGTCATGCTCATTTCTCCTGGCAGCACTAGCCCTGTATTTACCGAAAAAGCAGCAAAAGGTGAATACAAAAACTTTTGGGCGCGTACTGCACCTCCAGATACCTACCAAGCTCAAGCTTTAGCTCAACTTGCTAATCAAAAAGGTTTTAAGAGAGTTTCCACTGTCGTTATTAACAATGACTATGGTGTGGGATTTGAAAAAGCCTTTGTACAAGCATTTGAAAAATTAGGGGGAACGGTAGTAAATAAAAGCAACCCTGTTCGCTACGACCCCAAAGCCACCACATTTGATACCGAAGCACAAGCAGCTTTTGCAGGTAAGCCAGATGCAGTACTAGGTGTGTTTTACGAAGAAACCGGAGCCCTGTTTCTGAAATCCGCATACCAGCAAGGTGGGACTCAAGGGGTGCAGATAATGCTGACTGATGGTGTGAAGTCAGATACATTCCCAGACAGAGTAGGTAAATCTCCTGATGGTAAATACATCGTTGCTGGAGCTATCGGTACAGTTCCCGGTTCTAACGGTAAAGGATTAGAAGCTTTCACCAAGCTTTGGCAAGAAAAAAGAAAATCCCCACCCGCACCATATACTCCTCATGGTTGGGATGCAGCTGCCTTATTAGTTTTATCTGCCCAAGCAGCAAAGGAAAACACAGGTGTTGGCATCGCCAATAAAATTCGTGAAGTTGCCAATGCTCCTGGTGTAGAAGTTAGCGATGTTTGCGAAGGTTTGAAATTGCTTAAAGAAGGTAAAGATATTAACTATCAAGGAGCTAGCGGTAACGTAGATATTGACGAAAATGGCGATGTGGTTGGTGTCTACGATGTTTGGACAGTAGGTGATGATGGCAAAATCAAGACCATTGAGCAAGTTAGCCCGAAGTAA